One genomic segment of Vibrio fluvialis includes these proteins:
- a CDS encoding alkaline phosphatase family protein produces MNNKVILVVLDGLNYQVARDCMGYLNGLIEQQRATLYSLQCELPSMSRPLYECLLTGIRPVDSGIVNNQIVRLSHFDSIFSLATSQGKTTAAAAYHWVSELYNRAPFDAVRDRFTHDETLNIQHGCFYHWDHYPDEALFLDAEHLRLHHQPDFLLIHPMNIDDAGHKFGLDSRQYRNSARHADVILANYLQGWIDDGYQVMVTSDHGMNNDLSHGGILPEERQVPLFVIGEHFSHHVDATLAQTEICGTVCELLRLEHDKPVAQQVLAL; encoded by the coding sequence ATGAACAATAAGGTGATCCTTGTTGTTCTTGATGGACTCAATTATCAGGTAGCCCGTGATTGCATGGGCTACCTCAATGGTTTAATTGAGCAGCAAAGAGCAACACTTTACTCCCTGCAATGTGAATTGCCGTCGATGTCACGCCCGCTCTACGAGTGCCTGCTGACAGGGATTCGCCCGGTCGACAGCGGCATCGTCAACAACCAGATTGTGCGTCTGTCGCACTTCGACTCGATTTTCAGCCTCGCCACATCGCAGGGCAAAACCACCGCCGCGGCTGCGTATCACTGGGTCAGTGAATTGTATAACCGCGCGCCTTTTGATGCCGTGCGTGACCGCTTTACCCATGATGAAACACTCAACATTCAGCACGGCTGCTTTTACCACTGGGACCATTATCCCGATGAAGCGCTGTTTCTTGATGCTGAGCATCTGCGCCTGCATCATCAGCCGGACTTTCTGCTGATTCATCCGATGAATATCGACGATGCCGGACACAAATTTGGTCTCGATTCACGTCAGTATCGCAACAGCGCCCGCCATGCCGACGTCATTCTCGCCAACTATCTGCAAGGCTGGATTGATGATGGCTATCAGGTGATGGTGACCAGCGATCACGGCATGAATAACGACCTGTCACACGGCGGAATTCTCCCTGAAGAGCGTCAGGTGCCGCTGTTTGTCATCGGCGAACACTTTTCCCATCACGTCGACGCCACCCTCGCGCAAACGGAGATTTGCGGCACGGTGTGTGAATTGCTGCGCCTTGAACACGATAAGCCCGTTGCCCAGCAGGTATTAGCATTATGA
- a CDS encoding ABC transporter permease — MSSSTLSSRATSQGATAASQPRNAWQRFKPLAWLSPFALFFYLFQLAPMVWVGVNSFKVDDEWSLDNYREILDSGFIQQGFGNSLWLSVWSSLVGLAIAALLVSSLRRVSGRLRDTVIAFTNMSSNFAGVPLAFAFIIILGTNGALTLLLKQYGLIDDFNLYGKSGLMAIYIYFQIPLAVLLLYPAFDALSDDWQAAAALLGAKTWQYWAKIALPVLSPALLGTFIILIANAMGAYASVYALTSGNYNVITVRIASLVSGDLFLEPNLAAAISVVLMALLAFITLVNQWLIARSYHAKR, encoded by the coding sequence ATGAGCAGTTCCACCCTTTCTTCACGCGCTACCAGTCAAGGCGCCACCGCTGCATCGCAGCCGCGCAACGCCTGGCAGCGTTTTAAGCCGCTGGCGTGGCTGTCGCCATTTGCGCTGTTTTTCTATCTGTTTCAACTGGCGCCGATGGTCTGGGTTGGCGTCAACAGTTTTAAGGTCGACGATGAATGGTCGCTGGACAATTACCGCGAAATCCTCGATTCCGGATTTATTCAACAAGGTTTTGGCAACAGTTTGTGGCTCTCGGTCTGGTCGAGTCTGGTCGGGCTGGCGATTGCGGCGCTGCTGGTCAGTTCGCTGCGCCGCGTCAGTGGTCGCCTGCGCGATACAGTGATCGCCTTTACCAACATGAGCAGTAACTTCGCGGGCGTGCCGCTGGCGTTTGCCTTCATCATCATTCTCGGCACCAACGGCGCACTGACGTTGCTGCTCAAACAGTACGGCCTGATTGACGATTTCAACCTGTACGGCAAATCCGGGCTGATGGCGATTTACATCTATTTTCAGATCCCGCTGGCGGTGTTACTCCTCTACCCGGCCTTTGATGCCTTGAGCGACGACTGGCAAGCCGCCGCCGCGCTGCTGGGCGCCAAAACCTGGCAATATTGGGCCAAAATCGCGCTGCCCGTGCTGTCTCCGGCGCTGCTGGGCACCTTTATTATTCTCATCGCCAACGCCATGGGCGCGTATGCCAGTGTGTATGCACTCACTTCCGGCAACTACAACGTGATCACCGTGCGCATTGCCAGCCTGGTTTCAGGCGATCTGTTTTTGGAACCGAATCTTGCGGCGGCGATTTCAGTCGTGCTGATGGCGCTGCTGGCATTCATCACGCTGGTCAACCAATGGCTGATTGCAAGGAGTTACCATGCAAAACGCTAA
- a CDS encoding ABC transporter permease, with translation MQNANHSLYHKTVVYGIVGIMLVPIIATLVYSLSSRWGATILPDGFTFDWYLKLLSDMRFIEAFGRSLLVCVAALALSTLLILPAIFVVFYYFPKLDRVMNLLILLPFAVPPVVSSVGLLQLYADSAVPIVGTPWILIGTYFTIALPFMYRALANSFSAINLRDLMDAAHLLGASTTQAFLQIVLPNVRKGLMASLFLSFSFLLGEFVFANILVGTRYETLQIYLYNMRQTSGHFTSALVMTYFLFIFFCTWLASRLGAKQ, from the coding sequence ATGCAAAACGCTAATCATAGCCTCTATCACAAAACCGTGGTGTACGGCATCGTCGGCATTATGTTGGTGCCGATTATCGCCACGCTGGTGTATTCGCTCTCCTCTCGCTGGGGCGCAACCATTCTGCCAGACGGCTTCACCTTCGACTGGTATCTCAAACTGCTCAGCGATATGCGTTTTATCGAAGCTTTCGGACGCTCACTGCTGGTGTGCGTGGCCGCGTTAGCGCTCAGCACGCTGCTGATCCTGCCCGCGATTTTTGTGGTGTTTTACTACTTTCCGAAGCTGGATCGCGTGATGAACCTGCTGATCTTGTTGCCGTTCGCCGTACCGCCAGTGGTCTCTTCAGTTGGCCTGTTGCAGCTCTACGCCGACAGCGCCGTGCCGATTGTCGGCACACCGTGGATTCTGATTGGCACCTACTTCACCATCGCGCTGCCGTTTATGTACCGCGCGCTGGCCAACAGTTTTTCGGCGATTAACCTGCGCGATTTGATGGATGCGGCGCACCTGCTCGGCGCGAGCACGACCCAAGCCTTTCTGCAAATCGTGTTACCCAATGTGCGCAAAGGTCTGATGGCGTCGCTGTTTCTGTCGTTTTCATTCCTACTGGGCGAATTTGTGTTCGCCAATATTCTGGTCGGTACACGCTATGAAACGCTGCAAATTTATCTCTACAACATGCGCCAGACCAGCGGCCATTTCACGTCCGCGTTAGTGATGACTTACTTCCTGTTTATCTTTTTCTGTACTTGGCTAGCAAGCCGATTGGGAGCAAAACAATGA